In Malus sylvestris chromosome 2, drMalSylv7.2, whole genome shotgun sequence, the genomic stretch ACACGGGACATAAGTGTCTATTTCTGAAACCTGAAAGGTTGTGGTGGAATAGGTGCGGTGTAATAGGTGCAGAAATCACAGAAGGTAATGAAATATACCCCACTTCTATAATCAAAATGTAGTGGGTCTCAAAACAGTCTAAAACATTTGGGGCACACAAAATTAAGTTCAGCATTTTCTTGTTCCATTCTACTTCACTGGAATTCACATGTGCTTGGTGATCATTGGCATGTGAACTCTTACTTACCATTAAAATGAAACATTTATAGGTTTTTCCAAGAATATGGATATACACAGCAGAACGATATGCTTTTTTGGTTCTTAATTTTTTGTCCCTAGATTACTTTTTCAGTTTGCTGGATATTGAGGACGGTTTACTTCTTACAGTTGTTGAACTTTTTGCAAGCTCAAGTAAGAAAATTGAAGAAAGCTGATCACTGTAATACCACAACAATATTGCTAGTTGGAATTCCTAATGTTGGAAAGTCAGCCCTTGCCAACTCTTTGCATCGGATTGGGAGGATTAGCGCAGCAGGTACTGCTTTAAATCATAAtcattcaattttcttttctgggAGTGTTTAGCTGGAAATAATCACAAAAAATTCATTTTCATGTATTTCGTATCAGTAGAAGTGGAATAAATTCTATATTTTATTGGACATTGGTTGTCTTGTAGAGAAGGGAAAGTTGAAGTGTGCTACAGTGAGTTCACATCCTGGTGAGACAAAAAATATAAGCAGCTTGAAGGTTTGTCGACTGTCTTTTAATTTTTACCACTGTATTTTGTATATTAATAACCATAAAATAGTGTGTGAGTGCATCACTCTTATTTTAACATATAGCTGCTTACGGCATTCAGTATTTCATTTCAGATTGCAAGCCACCCCAATATTTACGTGTTGGACACCCCAGGCATTTTGCCTCCACATATTTCGGATGATGATGTATGCACCAAGCTAGCCTTGACAGGTATGAGCATCACGGATAGTTTATTTTAGCTTCACTTAGTCCAAAAGGGTTTCTGTTTCTGGTGTAATACCATCTCTCGTATGAAGAGGGCAAATCGAGTTACTTGCCCGTACACTGTTACTGCAGAATGACTGGTATGAGTGAAAAtgatgacatgttaaagatgcTCTGTTCATCTGTTTGCATTTCCAACTGCAGGAACGATTCAAGATTCTTTTGCTGGGGAAAAAGAACTGGCTCAGTATTTTCTGGCTATCTTGAACAGGAGTGACGAATACAAGAAATGGGCAAAGTTCTCCAACAGCGAGAATGAGGGATCACTTGCAAATAAGTATATAGAATCCTCAACTAGCTCTGAAATCGGCATGAAACGGAAAAATCAATACCCCACAGATCACACGCAGGTTTGAGAGCTTTTGTTGTCATAATCTTGAATTCCAAATGTTGTCCCAGTTGGTTTGtggatttatttttaatgaacaACAAAAGATTCTCTTGTTAAGTTTATTATAACAATAACAATGCACATATCAGTGACAACAAATTGAGATTGATAAATAATTGGaataaaaatatggttaaaaAACATTGATATTATTGAATTTGTGGTTCCATCATTAATTTTCTGGACAATAAGTGTGACATTCAAGTCTTTCAAAGTGACTTCAAGTTTTTCATGCAGGATTTCATAGTGCATGAGGTTCGTAAGACACTCTTTGAGATGATATCATCTTTCGACGGTGATGTGGAAGACGAAAGGCTTATTAAGGAAGAAATCAAGGCTATGGGAGGAGCTTTTCACGTTCCTTTGGAATCCGAAGAAGATGCTG encodes the following:
- the LOC126609840 gene encoding DAR GTPase 2, mitochondrial isoform X1 translates to MATATLARQIGRAITNSTSAGNGWFNPHMAAASRAIAERIPLVDLVLEVRDSRIPFSSEFDLLRNYTPLSKRIILFNKMDLANRSQLKDWMKYFKQNNRVSYGVNAHNNESIQQLLNFLQAQVRKLKKADHCNTTTILLVGIPNVGKSALANSLHRIGRISAAEKGKLKCATVSSHPGETKNISSLKIASHPNIYVLDTPGILPPHISDDDVCTKLALTGTIQDSFAGEKELAQYFLAILNRSDEYKKWAKFSNSENEGSLANKYIESSTSSEIGMKRKNQYPTDHTQDFIVHEVRKTLFEMISSFDGDVEDERLIKEEIKAMGGAFHVPLESEEDAENKVAAKLLNLFRTGRLGHYILDCIPRKLQSCAISV
- the LOC126609840 gene encoding DAR GTPase 2, mitochondrial isoform X2; its protein translation is MATATLARQIGRAITNSTSAGNGWFNPHMAAASRAIAERIPLVDLVLEVRDSRDWMKYFKQNNRVSYGVNAHNNESIQQLLNFLQAQVRKLKKADHCNTTTILLVGIPNVGKSALANSLHRIGRISAAEKGKLKCATVSSHPGETKNISSLKIASHPNIYVLDTPGILPPHISDDDVCTKLALTGTIQDSFAGEKELAQYFLAILNRSDEYKKWAKFSNSENEGSLANKYIESSTSSEIGMKRKNQYPTDHTQDFIVHEVRKTLFEMISSFDGDVEDERLIKEEIKAMGGAFHVPLESEEDAENKVAAKLLNLFRTGRLGHYILDCIPRKLQSCAISV